A genomic region of Mycolicibacterium poriferae contains the following coding sequences:
- a CDS encoding glutamate ABC transporter substrate-binding protein, with product MRRAWASLAAAALLTVLTACSEAAPVVPDPGVTLAPPTPAGMEELPPEPAQPPTPAEDDCDRTASLRPFDTEEEADEAVANIRKRGRLIVGLDIGSNLFSFRDPITGEITGFDVDIAGEIARDIFGTPAQVEYRILSSADRVSALENNEVDVVVKTMTITCARKELVNFSTVYLNANQRILAPRDSPIRQPGDLSGKRVCVAKGTTSLNRLQQITPPPIIVGVETWADCLVAMQQRQVDAVSTDDSILAGLVAQDPYLHIVGPTLNEEPYGIGINKQNTGLVRYVNGTLERIRRDGTWNTLYRKWLTVLGPAPAPPRARYVEE from the coding sequence ATGAGAAGAGCATGGGCATCACTGGCAGCGGCGGCACTGCTGACCGTTCTGACCGCGTGCTCGGAGGCGGCTCCGGTGGTTCCGGATCCGGGGGTGACGCTGGCGCCGCCCACGCCCGCCGGCATGGAGGAGCTGCCGCCGGAGCCGGCACAGCCGCCGACGCCGGCCGAGGACGACTGCGACCGCACCGCCAGCCTGCGCCCGTTCGACACCGAGGAGGAGGCCGACGAGGCCGTCGCCAACATCCGGAAGCGGGGGCGGCTGATCGTCGGCCTGGACATCGGCAGCAACCTGTTCAGCTTCCGCGACCCGATCACCGGCGAGATCACCGGCTTCGACGTCGACATCGCCGGGGAGATCGCGCGCGACATCTTCGGCACCCCTGCCCAGGTGGAGTACCGGATCCTGTCCTCGGCCGACCGCGTCTCGGCGCTGGAGAACAACGAGGTCGACGTCGTGGTCAAGACCATGACCATCACCTGCGCGCGCAAGGAGCTGGTGAACTTCTCCACGGTGTATCTCAACGCCAACCAGCGCATCCTGGCGCCCCGCGACTCGCCGATCCGGCAACCCGGCGACCTGTCGGGCAAACGGGTGTGTGTGGCCAAGGGCACCACGTCGCTCAACCGCCTCCAGCAGATCACCCCGCCGCCGATCATCGTCGGGGTGGAGACCTGGGCGGACTGTCTGGTGGCGATGCAGCAGCGCCAGGTTGACGCGGTGAGCACCGACGACTCGATCCTGGCCGGCCTGGTCGCCCAGGACCCCTACCTGCACATCGTGGGCCCCACGCTGAACGAAGAGCCCTACGGCATCGGGATCAACAAGCAGAACACCGGGCTGGTGCGCTACGTGAACGGGACGCTGGAGCGGATCCGGCGCGACGGCACGTGGAACACGCTGTACCGCAAGTGGCTGACCGTGCTCGGCCCCGCCCCGGCCCCGCCCCGCGCGAGGTACGTCGAAGAATGA
- the glnX gene encoding protein kinase G-activating protein GlnX, whose product MTVELAHPSTEPLASRSPTTPSHPRWWFLWTTPGRILSIGFVLAALVMASAFATSTTINNRQAALTTVLDHTEPLSFAAGQLYTTLSVADAAAATAFIAGTEPQPVRQRYEQAITDAAVAVTRASSGLTDEPMVQLLGRINARLAVYTGLVETARTNNRAGNPVGSSYLSEASSMMQQEILPDAQRLYEVTSGRVDAETTASTRIPLPVILIVLSTLLFGVFANRWLAKRTRRRVNIGFVAGGMAVLIMLIWVGTALIISTVDSRSAKDTAAESLKTITSLAITAQQARADETLSLIRRGDENVRKQSYYQRIEQMQQQLAQYLAREDSIDKADLADAQQLLERWRAADDRITAYIAVGNYQAATQVALGTGEDDSTPAFDKLDEALSQGIEQSRNQLRSDIVNARRVLSGSTVGAAALSVVAAISVALGIWPRLSEYR is encoded by the coding sequence GTGACTGTGGAGTTGGCGCATCCATCGACCGAACCCCTCGCGTCGCGGTCGCCCACGACGCCCTCGCATCCGCGGTGGTGGTTTCTGTGGACCACCCCCGGGCGGATCCTGTCCATCGGGTTCGTGCTCGCGGCACTGGTCATGGCCAGTGCGTTCGCGACGTCGACGACGATCAACAACCGCCAGGCGGCGTTGACCACCGTCCTCGACCACACCGAACCGCTGTCGTTCGCGGCGGGCCAGCTGTACACGACGCTGTCGGTCGCCGACGCCGCGGCCGCCACCGCGTTCATCGCCGGCACCGAACCGCAACCGGTCCGGCAACGCTACGAGCAGGCCATCACCGACGCGGCCGTCGCCGTCACCCGGGCCTCCAGCGGGCTCACCGACGAACCGATGGTGCAGCTGCTGGGCCGCATCAACGCCCGGCTGGCCGTCTACACCGGTCTGGTCGAGACCGCCCGGACCAACAACCGGGCCGGTAATCCGGTCGGGTCGTCCTACCTGTCCGAGGCGTCGTCGATGATGCAGCAGGAGATCCTGCCCGACGCCCAGCGGCTCTACGAGGTCACCTCGGGGCGCGTGGACGCCGAGACCACCGCCTCCACGCGCATCCCGCTGCCGGTGATCCTGATCGTGCTCTCCACGCTGCTGTTCGGCGTGTTCGCCAACCGCTGGCTGGCCAAACGCACCCGGCGACGGGTCAACATCGGCTTCGTCGCCGGCGGCATGGCGGTGCTGATCATGCTGATCTGGGTGGGCACCGCGCTGATCATCTCCACGGTCGACAGCCGCAGCGCCAAGGACACCGCCGCCGAGTCGCTCAAGACCATCACGTCGCTGGCGATCACCGCCCAGCAGGCCCGCGCCGACGAGACGCTGTCGCTGATCCGGCGCGGCGACGAAAACGTGCGCAAGCAGTCCTACTACCAGCGCATCGAGCAGATGCAGCAGCAGCTGGCGCAGTACCTGGCCCGCGAGGACTCGATCGACAAGGCCGACCTGGCCGACGCCCAGCAACTGCTCGAACGCTGGCGCGCCGCCGACGACCGGATCACCGCCTACATCGCCGTCGGCAACTATCAGGCCGCCACCCAGGTTGCGCTGGGCACCGGGGAGGACGACTCCACCCCGGCGTTCGACAAGCTGGACGAGGCGCTGAGCCAGGGCATCGAGCAGAGCCGCAACCAGCTGCGCTCCGACATCGTCAACGCGCGGCGGGTGCTGTCCGGCTCGACGGTCGGGGCTGCGGCGCTCAGCGTGGTGGCGGCGATCTCGGTCGCGCTGGGCATTTGGCCGCGACTCAGTGAGTACAGGTAG
- a CDS encoding NUDIX hydrolase — protein sequence MRGDGDGWVVSASGAAYWGRYGAAGLLLRAPGPGGAAAVLLQHRAPWSHQGGTWGLPGGARDSHETPEQAAVREAHEEAGLAVDQLTVRTTVVTAEVTGWTYTTVIADAVEQLDTVPNRESAELRWVVEDDVTGLPLHPGFAASWARLRTVAAEIPLLVNPQT from the coding sequence GTGCGCGGCGACGGTGACGGTTGGGTGGTGTCGGCCAGTGGCGCGGCCTACTGGGGCCGCTACGGCGCGGCCGGTCTGCTGCTGCGGGCCCCCGGGCCCGGCGGCGCCGCCGCGGTGTTGCTGCAGCACCGCGCGCCGTGGAGTCACCAGGGTGGGACGTGGGGGTTGCCGGGCGGCGCCCGCGACAGCCACGAGACCCCGGAGCAGGCCGCGGTCCGCGAGGCCCATGAGGAAGCCGGGTTGGCGGTCGATCAGCTCACTGTCCGCACGACGGTGGTCACCGCGGAGGTGACCGGGTGGACCTACACGACTGTCATCGCCGACGCCGTCGAGCAGCTCGACACCGTGCCCAACCGGGAGAGCGCCGAGCTGCGCTGGGTGGTCGAGGACGACGTGACCGGCCTGCCGCTGCACCCGGGGTTCGCTGCCAGTTGGGCGCGGCTGCGCACCGTCGCGGCGGAGATCCCGCTGTTGGTCAATCCGCAGACCTGA
- the thiE gene encoding thiamine phosphate synthase, whose translation MREAPSPSATRLGTASLYLCTDARRERGDLAQFADAALAGGVDIIQLRDKGSAGEQRFGPLEARQELAALDILAEAARRHGALLAVNDRADIARAAGADVLHLGQDDLPLPAARDIVGDTLIGRSTHDADQLGAALAEDVDYFCVGPCWPTPTKPGRPAPGLDLVRAAAATGTATPWFAIGGIDAERLPEVLAAGARRVVVVRAITAADDPAAAARALQDLLRSAD comes from the coding sequence GTGCGTGAAGCCCCGAGCCCCTCGGCCACCCGACTGGGGACGGCGTCGCTGTATCTGTGCACCGACGCCCGCCGCGAACGCGGCGACCTGGCCCAGTTCGCCGACGCCGCCCTGGCCGGCGGCGTCGACATCATCCAGCTGCGGGACAAGGGTTCGGCGGGCGAACAGCGCTTCGGCCCGCTGGAGGCCCGTCAGGAGTTGGCGGCCCTGGACATCCTGGCCGAGGCCGCGCGCCGGCACGGGGCCCTGCTCGCGGTCAACGACCGGGCCGACATCGCCCGCGCCGCGGGCGCCGACGTCCTGCACCTGGGCCAGGACGATCTACCGCTGCCTGCCGCCCGCGACATCGTCGGCGACACGCTGATCGGCCGCTCCACCCACGACGCGGACCAGCTGGGCGCCGCGCTGGCCGAGGATGTCGACTACTTCTGCGTGGGGCCGTGCTGGCCGACACCGACCAAACCGGGCCGGCCCGCTCCGGGGCTCGACCTGGTCCGCGCCGCGGCCGCCACCGGCACCGCCACGCCGTGGTTCGCGATCGGCGGCATCGACGCCGAGAGACTGCCCGAGGTCCTGGCCGCGGGGGCGCGCCGCGTCGTGGTGGTGCGCGCGATCACCGCCGCCGACGATCCGGCCGCGGCGGCCCGCGCGTTGCAGGACCTGCTCAGGTCTGCGGATTGA
- the thiO gene encoding glycine oxidase ThiO yields the protein MPALAVIGGGVIGLAVARRAAQDGWTVRVHRSTERGASWVAGGMLAPHSEGWPGEERLLQIGLASLQLWNSGFLDGLPTEVVTARGSLVVAVDRADATDLKTVADWLSAQGHPVTPTTSARDVEPLLAQGIRHGFVADTELAVDNRLVVDALAAHCDRLGVRWAPAVADLAEVDDADAVVIANGIDAPALWPGLAVRPVKGEVLRLRWRRGCMPVPQRVIRARVHGRQVYLVPRHDGVVVGATQYEHGRDTAPTVGGVRDLLDDACAVLPALGEYEFAECAAGLRPMTPDNLPIVGRLDERTLVATGHGRSGFLLAPWTAEAVAQELEALSEMEVMR from the coding sequence ATGCCCGCACTGGCCGTCATCGGCGGCGGCGTGATCGGCCTCGCCGTCGCGCGCCGCGCGGCGCAGGACGGCTGGACTGTCCGGGTGCACCGCAGCACCGAACGCGGGGCGTCCTGGGTGGCCGGTGGAATGCTCGCCCCGCACAGCGAGGGCTGGCCCGGTGAGGAGCGTCTGCTGCAGATCGGGCTGGCCTCACTGCAGCTGTGGAACTCGGGGTTTCTCGACGGCCTGCCGACCGAGGTGGTGACCGCGAGGGGGTCGCTGGTGGTCGCCGTGGACCGGGCCGACGCGACCGACCTCAAGACGGTGGCCGACTGGCTGTCGGCGCAGGGGCACCCGGTGACGCCGACCACCTCTGCGCGCGACGTCGAACCGCTGCTGGCCCAGGGCATCCGGCACGGCTTCGTCGCCGACACCGAACTCGCGGTGGACAATCGCCTGGTCGTCGACGCGCTTGCCGCACACTGCGACCGGCTGGGGGTGCGGTGGGCGCCCGCGGTCGCCGATCTGGCCGAGGTCGACGACGCCGACGCGGTCGTGATCGCCAACGGCATCGACGCGCCGGCGTTGTGGCCCGGGTTGGCGGTGCGCCCGGTGAAGGGTGAGGTGTTGCGGCTGCGCTGGCGCCGCGGCTGTATGCCGGTGCCGCAGCGGGTGATCCGTGCCCGGGTGCACGGTCGCCAGGTGTATCTCGTGCCCCGCCACGACGGCGTGGTGGTGGGTGCGACGCAGTACGAGCACGGCCGCGACACGGCGCCGACCGTCGGCGGAGTCCGTGACCTGCTCGACGATGCGTGCGCGGTGCTGCCCGCGCTCGGCGAGTACGAGTTCGCCGAATGCGCGGCCGGTCTGCGGCCGATGACCCCGGACAATCTGCCGATCGTCGGCCGCCTCGACGAACGCACGCTGGTGGCCACCGGGCACGGCCGTTCGGGGTTCCTGCTGGCGCCGTGGACTGCAGAGGCGGTGGCCCAGGAGTTGGAAGCCCTCAGTGAGATGGAGGTCATGCGGTGA
- the thiS gene encoding sulfur carrier protein ThiS: MKVIVNDEAVELDGPTTVDGLLTRLGFPDKGIAVAVDMSVLPRSQWGVTVPDGAKIDVVTAVQGG; the protein is encoded by the coding sequence GTGAAAGTCATCGTGAACGACGAGGCCGTCGAGCTCGACGGTCCCACCACGGTCGACGGGCTGCTGACGCGGCTCGGCTTCCCGGACAAAGGGATTGCGGTTGCGGTGGACATGTCGGTGCTGCCGCGCTCACAGTGGGGCGTCACGGTGCCGGACGGAGCGAAGATCGACGTGGTGACGGCGGTGCAGGGTGGCTGA
- the thiG gene encoding thiazole synthase (functions in thiamine (vitamin B1) biosynthesis; in Bacillus subtilis this enzyme catalyzes the formation of thiazole from dehydroxyglycine and 1-deoxy-D-xylulose-5-phosphate and ThiS-thiocarboxylate), whose product MAELTIAGREFGSRLILGTGGAANLAVLEAALRASQTELTTVALRRVDADGGTGVLELLTRLGITPLPNTAGCRGAAEAVLTAQLAREALQTDWVKLEVIADERTLLPDAVELVRAAEQLVDDGFTVLPYTTDDPVLARRLEDTGCAAVMPLGSPIGTGLGIANPHNIEMIVEQAGVPVILDAGIGTASDAALAMELGCDAVLLATAVTRAADPPAMAAAMAAAVQAGHLARGAGRIPKRFWAQASSPALS is encoded by the coding sequence GTGGCTGAGCTGACGATCGCCGGCCGCGAATTCGGGTCCCGACTGATTCTGGGTACCGGCGGGGCGGCCAACCTGGCGGTGCTCGAAGCCGCGTTGCGTGCCTCGCAGACCGAGCTGACCACCGTCGCGCTGCGGCGCGTGGACGCCGACGGGGGCACCGGAGTGCTCGAACTGCTCACCCGGCTCGGCATCACCCCGCTGCCCAACACGGCGGGCTGCCGCGGCGCGGCCGAGGCGGTGCTGACCGCCCAACTGGCCCGTGAGGCGCTGCAGACCGACTGGGTCAAGCTGGAGGTGATCGCCGACGAACGGACCCTGCTGCCCGACGCGGTCGAACTGGTCAGGGCCGCAGAGCAATTGGTCGACGACGGCTTCACGGTGCTGCCCTACACCACCGACGACCCGGTGCTCGCGCGCCGGCTCGAGGACACCGGCTGCGCGGCGGTGATGCCGCTGGGCTCGCCGATCGGCACCGGGCTGGGCATCGCCAACCCGCACAATATCGAGATGATCGTCGAGCAGGCCGGCGTGCCGGTGATCCTGGATGCCGGCATCGGCACCGCCAGCGACGCCGCGCTGGCGATGGAGCTGGGATGTGACGCGGTCCTGCTGGCCACCGCGGTGACCCGCGCCGCGGATCCACCGGCGATGGCGGCGGCGATGGCCGCTGCAGTGCAGGCCGGGCACCTGGCCCGGGGAGCCGGGCGTATCCCGAAAAGGTTCTGGGCGCAGGCATCCAGTCCGGCGCTGTCGTGA
- a CDS encoding SGNH/GDSL hydrolase family protein — protein sequence MKRYVALGSSMAAGPGIAPRADSSPRAAQRSARNYPHLVASALALDLVDVTYSGATTAHVLTDSQRGARPQIEALDGTETLVTVTIGGNDVGYVPLLFAASLPRWTRSVPLLGSRLRDLLDPEARERALTEVEAALVEVGRTVRSRAPHATVLFVDYLTLLPPAGPAPPLADSDVALGRRVAAALRRATAAAAEATGAGLVRAAEASVEHHAWSSQPWTTRPGLPVPGRPAPLHPNAQGMQAVADLIERALR from the coding sequence GTGAAACGGTATGTCGCACTGGGCAGTTCCATGGCGGCCGGGCCCGGTATCGCGCCGCGCGCCGACAGCTCGCCCAGGGCGGCGCAACGCTCGGCCCGCAACTACCCGCACCTGGTCGCCTCCGCGCTGGCTCTCGACCTGGTCGACGTGACGTATTCGGGTGCGACGACCGCGCACGTGCTGACCGACTCCCAGCGGGGTGCCCGGCCCCAGATCGAGGCGCTCGACGGCACGGAGACGCTGGTCACGGTGACCATCGGCGGCAACGATGTCGGCTACGTGCCGCTGCTGTTCGCTGCCAGCCTGCCGCGCTGGACGCGGTCGGTGCCGCTGCTGGGCAGCCGCCTGCGCGATCTGCTCGATCCCGAGGCGCGGGAGCGGGCACTGACCGAGGTGGAGGCGGCGCTCGTCGAGGTCGGGCGCACGGTGCGGTCCCGTGCGCCGCACGCCACGGTGCTGTTCGTCGACTACCTGACACTGCTGCCGCCCGCGGGCCCGGCGCCGCCGCTCGCCGACTCCGATGTCGCGCTGGGCCGCCGCGTGGCCGCGGCGTTGCGGCGCGCCACCGCAGCCGCCGCCGAGGCGACGGGGGCGGGGCTGGTGCGCGCTGCGGAGGCCAGCGTCGAGCACCACGCCTGGTCCTCCCAACCCTGGACCACCCGCCCCGGGCTGCCGGTCCCGGGCCGTCCCGCGCCGCTGCACCCCAACGCGCAGGGCATGCAGGCCGTCGCCGACCTGATCGAGAGGGCCCTGCGGTGA
- a CDS encoding ABC transporter ATP-binding protein, whose translation MIELRDLTKNYGTTRAVDNLTCTIEPGVVTGFLGPNGAGKTTTMRMILGLDHPTSGSATIDGRTYRQLTDPLRSVGALLDARQVHPNRSVRNHLRWMAATNRIARRRVDEVLEMVGISSVAGVRAGTLSLGMSQRLGIAAALLGDPPVLLFDEPVNGLDPEGIHWVRTLMRTLAGEGRTVFVSSHLLSEMSNTADRLVVIGRGRLIASTTVGEFVSRCGAATVRVRSPHLEQLRAVLVDAGLAVDATPDALTVHDTSTDAVGELAARHSLALHELSAQEVSLEQAYLSSTDDATVYRGSAG comes from the coding sequence GTGATCGAGCTGCGCGACCTGACCAAGAACTACGGAACCACCCGCGCCGTCGACAACCTGACCTGCACGATCGAACCGGGCGTGGTGACCGGCTTCCTCGGCCCCAACGGCGCGGGCAAGACCACCACGATGCGGATGATCCTGGGACTGGACCACCCCACGTCGGGCTCGGCGACGATCGACGGCCGGACCTACCGGCAGCTGACCGACCCGCTGCGCAGCGTCGGCGCGCTGCTCGACGCGCGGCAGGTGCACCCGAACCGTTCGGTGCGCAACCATCTGCGCTGGATGGCCGCGACCAACCGCATCGCTCGTCGCCGCGTCGACGAGGTTCTCGAGATGGTCGGAATCTCCTCGGTGGCCGGCGTGCGGGCCGGCACGCTGTCGCTGGGGATGAGCCAGCGTCTCGGCATTGCCGCGGCCCTGCTGGGCGACCCTCCGGTGCTGCTGTTCGACGAGCCGGTCAACGGCCTGGACCCCGAGGGCATCCACTGGGTGCGCACGCTGATGCGCACGCTGGCCGGCGAAGGCCGCACCGTGTTCGTCTCCAGCCATCTGCTCTCCGAGATGTCCAACACCGCCGACCGGCTGGTCGTGATCGGCAGGGGCCGGCTCATCGCGTCGACCACGGTCGGCGAGTTCGTCAGCCGCTGCGGCGCCGCCACCGTGCGGGTCCGCAGCCCGCACCTCGAGCAGCTGCGCGCGGTGCTCGTGGACGCCGGCCTGGCCGTGGACGCCACCCCCGACGCGCTGACCGTGCACGACACCAGCACCGATGCGGTCGGCGAGCTGGCCGCCCGGCATTCCCTTGCGCTGCACGAGTTGAGCGCACAGGAGGTGTCGCTGGAGCAGGCCTACCTGTCCTCCACCGACGACGCAACGGTCTACCGGGGGAGCGCCGGATGA
- a CDS encoding ABC transporter permease produces MTHFAAVLDAERIKLTTLRSPLWATAAAALLSFAVAALQAAASYRGLTVTSAALGVAVFGVPVLMVVAAMTVTGEYRTGLMRTTLMAAPNRTAVLGAKAVVAALFCGGAAALMTIGAVLVGRADGPGLWRATGAIGLYAALSAVLGVAVAALVRHTAGAVTVLLLWPLLVEPLLGNLPGHGARIGPYLPFANALRFLDVSWLFPAYDMPWGEWGSLGYFAAVVAAVFVVAVGTMNRRDA; encoded by the coding sequence ATGACGCATTTCGCGGCGGTCCTCGATGCCGAACGGATCAAGCTCACCACGCTGCGCTCACCGCTGTGGGCGACCGCGGCGGCGGCGCTGTTGAGCTTCGCGGTGGCCGCGCTGCAGGCGGCGGCGAGCTACCGCGGGCTGACCGTGACGTCCGCGGCGCTCGGCGTGGCGGTGTTCGGCGTGCCGGTGCTGATGGTCGTCGCCGCGATGACGGTGACCGGCGAGTACCGCACCGGCCTGATGCGGACGACGCTGATGGCGGCCCCGAACCGCACCGCGGTGCTGGGCGCCAAGGCCGTCGTCGCCGCGCTGTTCTGCGGGGGCGCCGCGGCCCTGATGACGATCGGTGCGGTCCTGGTGGGGCGCGCGGACGGGCCCGGGCTGTGGCGCGCCACCGGCGCCATCGGGCTCTACGCGGCGCTATCCGCGGTGCTCGGCGTCGCGGTGGCCGCGCTGGTGCGCCACACCGCCGGCGCGGTCACGGTGCTGCTGCTGTGGCCGCTGCTGGTCGAACCACTGCTGGGCAACCTGCCGGGGCACGGCGCGCGGATCGGCCCGTACCTGCCGTTCGCGAACGCGTTGCGGTTCCTCGACGTGTCCTGGCTGTTCCCCGCCTACGACATGCCGTGGGGCGAGTGGGGGTCACTCGGTTACTTCGCTGCCGTCGTCGCGGCCGTGTTCGTCGTCGCCGTTGGCACAATGAACCGTCGTGACGCCTGA
- a CDS encoding alpha/beta fold hydrolase has product MTPETPAQPLTLALPHLDVAALSWGPPDGRLVLCLHGFPDSAWGWRAMAPLLAEQGLRVVAPFSRGYAPTGPAPDGDYHIGALMYDALAVYRELGAPSDAVLIGHDWGAFTTSALAAYPDSPFAEHITMAVPPVGAINRSRGALTRQLRMAPRQLRNSWYILFFQLPGLPERLLPRIIPRLWRDWGPPGYPTDAELDAALAALPSAAHRRAAVGYYRAMVRPSRPTARYADLHSYRFAVPRVPILHLQGAQDGAMIADYAATLGDVLPAGSQVHTLPTAGHFLQIEEPQAAAEAVLRYLGDRSDAR; this is encoded by the coding sequence GTGACGCCTGAAACGCCCGCGCAGCCGCTGACGCTGGCCCTGCCGCACCTCGACGTCGCCGCGCTGTCCTGGGGACCACCCGACGGCCGGCTCGTGCTGTGCCTGCACGGTTTCCCCGACAGTGCCTGGGGCTGGCGGGCGATGGCGCCGCTGCTGGCCGAGCAGGGCCTGCGCGTGGTCGCGCCGTTCTCGCGGGGCTACGCACCCACCGGTCCGGCACCCGACGGGGACTACCACATCGGGGCGTTGATGTACGACGCGCTGGCGGTGTACCGGGAGCTCGGCGCCCCCTCCGACGCGGTGCTGATCGGCCATGACTGGGGTGCGTTCACCACCAGCGCCCTGGCCGCCTACCCGGACTCGCCGTTCGCCGAGCACATCACCATGGCCGTGCCCCCGGTCGGTGCGATCAACCGCTCGCGCGGTGCCCTGACCCGGCAGCTGCGGATGGCTCCCCGTCAGCTACGCAACAGCTGGTACATCCTGTTCTTCCAGCTGCCCGGGCTGCCCGAACGGCTGCTCCCGCGGATCATCCCCCGGCTGTGGCGCGACTGGGGCCCGCCCGGATACCCGACCGACGCCGAACTCGACGCCGCGCTGGCCGCGCTTCCCAGCGCCGCGCACCGGCGCGCCGCGGTCGGCTACTACCGGGCCATGGTCCGCCCGTCGCGGCCGACGGCCCGCTACGCCGACCTGCACTCCTACCGCTTCGCCGTGCCGCGGGTGCCGATCCTGCACCTGCAGGGGGCCCAGGACGGTGCGATGATCGCCGACTACGCCGCGACGCTCGGCGACGTGCTGCCCGCCGGCAGCCAGGTGCACACGCTGCCCACCGCGGGACATTTCCTGCAGATCGAGGAACCGCAGGCCGCCGCCGAAGCCGTGCTGCGCTATCTCGGGGACCGCTCGGACGCGCGCTAA
- a CDS encoding M28 family metallopeptidase yields MTRTGRPGAAAVALIITLVAVISGCGREVEPVPLPAPDPAEATRFAEELRRSVTVDATMGHLRALQDIADAHDGNRALGTPGFDASVDYVADALRDKGFDVQTPEFEVRLPWADEPALTVAGGAVEARPLEYTIGTPPDGASGPLVAAPVDDTPGCTADDYDGLPVQGAVVLVDRGSCPFGAKQAVAAERGAVALIVADNVDEERMGGTLGEQTDVRIPVVSVTQDVGGQIRGQAGVPVSLRLNAGVRQETTRNVIAQTATGSTSDVVMVGAHLDSVADGPGINDNGSGVAAVLETALQLGSSPPVNNAVRFGFWGAEEYGLLGSSNYVESLDSQALRDIALYLNFDMLGSPNPGYFTLDGDQSTIVRGEGVPRVPEGSAGIERTLVGYLDRAGKPAEDSSFDGRSDYDAFTRSGVPAGGLFSGAEAEKSQQQADVWGGEAGAPFDPNYHKDTDTFDNIDQTAMDINGGGVAFSVGLYAQDQRGRNGVPIRDDRTRHPLTDS; encoded by the coding sequence GTGACACGGACAGGACGGCCAGGGGCGGCGGCGGTGGCGCTCATCATCACGCTGGTCGCCGTGATCAGCGGGTGCGGTCGCGAGGTCGAGCCGGTACCGCTGCCGGCGCCCGACCCGGCCGAAGCCACCCGCTTCGCCGAGGAACTGCGCCGCAGCGTCACCGTCGACGCCACCATGGGCCACCTGAGGGCGTTGCAGGACATCGCCGACGCGCACGACGGGAACCGCGCGCTCGGCACCCCGGGTTTCGACGCCAGTGTCGACTACGTCGCCGATGCCCTGCGGGACAAGGGATTCGACGTGCAGACCCCCGAGTTCGAGGTGCGGCTGCCGTGGGCCGACGAACCCGCGCTGACGGTCGCGGGCGGCGCGGTGGAGGCCAGGCCGCTGGAGTACACCATCGGCACGCCGCCGGACGGGGCGTCGGGGCCGCTGGTGGCCGCGCCGGTCGACGACACCCCCGGCTGCACCGCCGACGACTACGACGGGTTGCCGGTGCAGGGTGCCGTCGTCCTCGTCGACCGCGGATCGTGTCCGTTCGGCGCGAAGCAGGCCGTCGCCGCCGAGCGCGGGGCGGTGGCGCTGATCGTGGCCGACAACGTCGACGAAGAACGCATGGGCGGCACGCTCGGTGAGCAGACCGACGTGCGGATACCCGTCGTCTCGGTCACCCAGGACGTCGGCGGGCAGATCCGCGGGCAGGCAGGCGTTCCCGTCTCGCTGCGGCTCAACGCCGGTGTGCGGCAGGAGACCACCCGCAATGTGATCGCGCAGACGGCGACCGGTTCGACCAGCGACGTCGTCATGGTCGGCGCCCATCTCGACAGCGTGGCCGACGGCCCGGGCATCAACGACAACGGGTCCGGCGTCGCCGCCGTGCTGGAAACCGCGCTGCAGCTGGGCAGTTCGCCGCCGGTGAACAACGCCGTGCGGTTCGGCTTCTGGGGCGCCGAGGAGTACGGGCTGCTCGGATCGTCGAACTACGTCGAATCGCTGGACAGCCAGGCGTTGCGGGACATCGCGCTGTACCTGAACTTCGACATGCTCGGCTCACCGAACCCCGGCTACTTCACCCTCGACGGCGACCAGTCCACGATCGTCCGTGGCGAGGGCGTTCCCCGGGTCCCGGAGGGCTCGGCCGGCATCGAACGCACCCTGGTCGGCTACCTCGACCGCGCGGGCAAGCCGGCCGAGGACTCGTCCTTCGACGGCCGCTCCGACTACGACGCCTTCACCCGCTCGGGAGTGCCTGCCGGAGGCCTGTTCTCGGGCGCGGAAGCAGAGAAGTCGCAGCAGCAGGCCGACGTCTGGGGTGGTGAGGCCGGCGCGCCATTCGACCCGAACTACCACAAGGACACCGACACATTCGACAACATCGACCAGACCGCGATGGACATCAACGGCGGCGGGGTCGCCTTCTCGGTGGGCTTGTACGCCCAGGATCAACGGGGCCGCAACGGCGTACCGATCCGCGACGACCGTACCCGCCACCCGCTCACCGACTCGTGA